The Chitinophaga sp. Cy-1792 genome contains the following window.
TTACGGTAATTGCTGCCGGGTTGATGGTTAAGGCACCATCAGCATAAGTGATTGTATAGTTGGCAGCTGTTAATCCTGAAGGCGTAATCGTGTAGGTGCCGGCGTTAGTAGCGTTTTGCGCGTTGCCCGAATAAACCGGTGTGCCTGTAACGACAGTATTGCTTTCGTTATTTACCAAACCAGCAATAGTAACGCCGTTGCCTCCAATGTATGGCAAGCCATTATATGTTTTGGTGGCAGCGTTGGCAGTTACGGTAATTGCTGCCGGGTTGATGGTTAAGGCACCATCAGCATAAGTGATTGTATAGTTGGCAGCTGTTAATCCTGAAGGCGTAATCGTGTAGGTGCCGGCGTTAGTAGCGTTTTGCGCGTTGCCTGTATAAACCGGTGTGCCTGTAACGACAGTATTGCTTTCGTTATTTACCAAACCAGTAATAGTAACGCCGTTGCCTCCAATGTATGGCAAGCCATTATATGTTTTGGTGGCAGCGTTGGCAGTTACGATGATTGCTGCCGGATTGATGGTTAAGGCACCATCAGCGTAAGTGATCGTGTAATTGTCTGTTGATAATCCGCCAGGAGTAATCGTATAGCTTCCAACGTTAGTAGCTGATTGCGCATTACCGCTATAGGTCGGTGTGCCGGTTACTGCTGTTTCTGTTTCGCTGTTTACAAAGCCGGACATAGTTACACCATTGCCGCCGCTAAAAGGTAGGCCATTGTAACCCATGGTCAGGTCTTTGGCAGTAACGGTTAGCGCTGCCTTATTGATGGTAAGTGTGAATGGTACCGGTGTGGCGGCAGCATTGCTGGCGTCACCGGCCTGATTGGCTGTAATTGTTACAGTACCCGCTTTTAGTAATTTTATCTTCCATTTACTATCAGCTGCATCCAGGTAGGCAGTAGCAATGCTGTTATCGGAGGAAGTATATGTTACCGTGAGATTAGAGGTAGCCGTAGCTCCGGGGTCGAAAGGGGCATCTCCATAAACCTTTGTAACATCACTGATAGGATTGATCGTTTGTGCAGGCAGTTCGGGTGAATATTCATATGCACCAAGATCTATTATGCCATTGCTGGCATAATCAAGCACCCTTGCGTTTCCTGCCAGATCTGTGGAATTTGCATCTAAGCCTGTAAAAAGTGAGTTATTTCCGGCATTAACAGCCACACTGCTAACTTTGAGCCGGTAATCACCTCCGGCATTAGGCGCTAGACCGGGTGCAAGCGGCGATACAAAATCAGGAGTAGCCACATTACCGTTAAGAGGGCTATTTGCCGTTACTCCCTTGCCTTTTATAAGACTATACTGGTAAGTAAGCGTCGGACCGACGGTGCTAATTTCTGCATTATTGTTGTTGTATATGATACTGTTATAAACATTTACAAGGAAAGTTGATGTTCCCGTAGCATTAATTGCTGCACCGCCACTGTTGGAATAATTACCACTTATCGTGTTATTAATAAGCGTTAAGGACCCGGAAGCTATAGAAATACCACATCCACTTGAATAACTGTAGTTTCCGGATATCAATACGTTCTTTAGTGTGGCGGTGGTGGCTGTATTGATCGTGTAAATTCCACCGCCCTGATTAGCCTGGTTGCCGCTAATCCTGCTATTATTGATGGTTAATGTAGTTCCGGCAGTTGTACTGAATATTCCTCCGCCAGATCCGAATGAGGTATTAAGCGCATTACTGTAAATATCCATATTGGATAAATTTAACGTACCGGAATATTGAGCAATTCCGCCGCCATGGTACTTGTTAATGGTATAGCCATTCATGGTGTACGTGCCGGACTGCGATGCGTATGCATTAGTGATAGTCAGGCCATCCAATATGGTAGTGCCCGGGTTTACCAACATAATTATATGGTTCGCTCTTACGGACGAGCCCAAATCTCCGTTCAAGACTGTTTTGTTTTCTGTCAGCTTTAGATTTCGCTCTGCCAGCGATGACTCCGTGCCGGCAAAACCGCCGTATATTTTAATATTTTTCAATATAGTAAAGCAGGCCTCTGAGGGAAATACTCCGTCTGGATCCAGGTCTGAGACATTATATTTAGGATTGTAATTACCGCCTGCAACCCAGATCTCGCTTGTCTGCGTGTTCAGATTGGCTGCACGCAATGCATCTGCTACTTCTCCCATCGCGTTACTCCAGCTGCTCCCATCGCCGTTGCTACCTTTTTTGACATACAGGATGGACGGTGCTGTAGTACTGGTGGTATATTCATACGGGCCAATATCGATCGTACCCTCCATACGAGTACTGCCTGCCAGATCTACAGCGGGTCCTGGATCTGTAAAGAAGCTATTGCTACCTGCATTGATCAGCGGACTTCCGGCTTTTAACCGGTAAACACCACCGTTGTTAACCGAGGTGGTAATGGAAGGTATTACGGGATTCACCAGCATTGGATCTGTTGTGCCACCCAGGATGCCGTTTGCCGCATCTGCTGTCGCCCCTTCAATGAAACTGTTTTTGATATCAAATGAACTGCCGGTATTGTATTTCCTGATATTGCTTACTGCGGACGAAGAATTCCTGTTTCCAGTGATAACAGTATTCCGGATAATACAGGTGGCGTTTACAGTTATACAGATACCTGCGCCGGTGCTGCTATTAATTGTACAATAATTACTGCAGATAGCTGAGTTGATGACAGACGGACTTGATATACCAGCGCAATAGATACCTGCACCTTCGTCTCCATAATTTCCGGCTATAACGGTATTGATGATTACAGGTGACTGGTCAGCGTAAATTCCTGCTCCAAAAAATGATGCCATGTTGCCCCTGATATAAAGGTTCTGCAACTTTGGGTTAGAAGTTGAACAATAAATTCCGGCACCATAGTTACGGTTGATAGCCCCACTGTAACCATTATTGTTCTTTATTCCAAGGGTACTAGTAGCGTTAGCCGAACCTGCGATGATAGTAAATCCATTTAAAGCTGCACTGCCCACATTTCCCAACGAAACCACTACGTGATAAAAGTTATCGGTATAATTGCCTTTTATACCATAATCACCACTCAGAATGCTGGTATTTTCCACCAGCCCCAGGTTTCTTTGTGATAGTGCCGTTTCGTTTCCGGCAAATCCGCCATATACTTCTACATTTTTGATGATAGGGAATGAATAGTCACGGGTACCGGAAGTGCCTGTAATTGTACCGGGCAGATAGGCCGGATAATAGATGCCACCGCTTACCCATATCTGTTTTACGGTACCCGCATTCGCAGCGTTGATCAAATCTGCGGCATTCAAAGCATCGGCCACTTCGCCTATGGCGTTAGACCAGCTATCGCCGGTGCCGGTAGCACCCTTTTTTACGTACAATATCCCGTTGGCATCCGGCGTGGCGGCCATCACCTGTGATACAACACCGCAAAAGAGCATTATAAAGAGTAAATATTTTTTCATTGATTTTTGATTGAAGCAAACAAAGAATTCCTGCAGAGCCAGATTTACTGACGCTGCACACTTCCATGAGTAGTTACTTAGTAATTGAGTACACCAGAGCGAGTACCTGAAGTATTTCTTTTACCAAACTGCCATACAAAAGACAGCTCCATACTCTGTACAGACTGATAATTTTTTAGTCCGGATTGCACATAATCATAGGTGATACCTGCCATCCATCGCGCTGTTTCAATACCAAAGTAGGGATACAGGGCGTCGCCGAAACGCTCCCACAGACCCAGGTTGATACTGTGTAGCAGGCCATCGTCCATACCAATTTTGTATACGCCTCCCAGTGTGTAGATACTGTTTCCACCCTGGAATTCAGCAATACTGCTTACGTGCAGTTCATTGTTGCCGCCGGTGTTGATCCAGCCGCCCAGCTGTGCGTTTACTTTGCGGGGGATATTATATTCCATGCTGTTGTAGGCGCCTTCTTTGGGCTTGGCAACATGAAACAGGGCAGCTCCAGCGGACAAGCCATAGTGCTCGTTGTTGTAACTGTAGCTCATGCCAGCGCTGACGTCGAGGTAGCTGTTTTTCTGGAGATTTACCGCATCATTCGCAGGTAGATCGCGCTGAAAACCCATGCTGCCCAGCTGCGATTGGTAGAGGAATTTGCTCGCATCCAGTATGCGGTTAGCATAGGTGCCTGTTAATCCGGCACTCAATAAATGATGTGCCGCTGGATCCAGGGCCAGGTGATAGGCCGCAGAGAATGAGAAATAGTTGTTTTTTAAAATGCCACCATTAGATTGATCGCTTAATACACTGCCACCTATGCCCAGGTTGCTGTTGCCGGTAGTAAAGCTTTTCTCCAGGGAGGCTGTAACCGTGTAGTAAGGTTTGATGGCATCCCCCCACCACTGAGAACGTGCATTTAAAGCAAGTCGCCAGTCATCGACCTTATTGCCGGTGAGCGCTGGATTCAGGGTCATGGGGGAGGTGAAATACTGTGAAAAATGGGGGTCTTGTGCTACGAGCCTTGTTGACAACAGACAACAAAACAACACTAAAAACCGAATTGGTTTCATGTTCTTCTTTTAGAGATAAATAGTTTAGGTATAAAGAATCTGCCGGGTCAACAGCAAGGGGTGATGGTTCTTATTATGAGTGGCAAAATTATAAAATATTTATTTTTTACAATGCGTATTTCTACGCATTTGATGTTTTTTTAAATATTTAATATGTTTGAAAGAATGAACAGACATGGTTTGCTAAGCTTTCCAAACCATAAGGAAATCAAACATTCAACTAAAAAAATAATGGATACATCTTTGAGATCAATCCATTATAAATTACTAACCTGTGGGCTGACTTTTGCCTAAAATTGCTTAAATACCCGATTCAATCTTCAGTACTTCATCCGGGAGAATATGAATTCCTTCGGGAAAATGAATTACCAGCTGCCCCTGTTCCTGTTTCCATAAAACCTTTAGCTCCCTATCTCCCAGACTTCCCTTGATTTTCTTCAGGGTGCTTACTTCCCGGGCATCCAGGTAAAGCGTATTGATTTTTACCTTGCCATATTTTACGGCAATGGTATGTGAAGTTTTTTCTTTAGATAGCTGTTGGGTATAGGTTCCCCAGCCTTCGGCAGCGGTAAACGGAGCGTGGAAATTATATGCATTAAATGCGGGTCTGAATTTCATTTCTCCTTTAGGTCCGTGATATTCAAAGCCGCAGGCGGTGATAAATGTGCCGTAGCTGGCCATCGCACGGGCGTAATGGTCGCTGCATTCAATTTCATTGAAGGGGTTACGTTTAGCGCCGTGGTACCTGTCGTGTATGGCTTTGGTAAGAATAAGTGCTTCATCCGTCATGCCTTCCGCCATCATATGACTGGCTACCTGGTGTTCGAAACCTGACATGCATTCATGGAAATATCCTAATTGCCAGGTAACGTCTTCCCCGTAAGGTTTATCTTCATTATGGGGATTGGTGTTCATGATCATGCCAGCTTCGCCATTCAGCGCATAGGGTCTGCCGCCCTGGTGGGTACTGATATATGGCCCTACATCCGTAGCGAAATTGTATTTCCACAGGGAACGTAGTGCAGACAACGTTTGTTCCTTATCCCATAATCTTCCCAGGCCTACCTGCCATGCCCAGCTTTGGCCCAATACCTGATCTATATGACAGGTATTGTAGCTGCCTAGTTTTTTGCGGCCTTGTACAGCATCCGGGCGATGAATGAAATATTCACCATTGAAAAGATATGCGGACATAT
Protein-coding sequences here:
- a CDS encoding PorP/SprF family type IX secretion system membrane protein, translated to MKPIRFLVLFCCLLSTRLVAQDPHFSQYFTSPMTLNPALTGNKVDDWRLALNARSQWWGDAIKPYYTVTASLEKSFTTGNSNLGIGGSVLSDQSNGGILKNNYFSFSAAYHLALDPAAHHLLSAGLTGTYANRILDASKFLYQSQLGSMGFQRDLPANDAVNLQKNSYLDVSAGMSYSYNNEHYGLSAGAALFHVAKPKEGAYNSMEYNIPRKVNAQLGGWINTGGNNELHVSSIAEFQGGNSIYTLGGVYKIGMDDGLLHSINLGLWERFGDALYPYFGIETARWMAGITYDYVQSGLKNYQSVQSMELSFVWQFGKRNTSGTRSGVLNY
- a CDS encoding S-layer family protein, with the translated sequence MKKYLLFIMLFCGVVSQVMAATPDANGILYVKKGATGTGDSWSNAIGEVADALNAADLINAANAGTVKQIWVSGGIYYPAYLPGTITGTSGTRDYSFPIIKNVEVYGGFAGNETALSQRNLGLVENTSILSGDYGIKGNYTDNFYHVVVSLGNVGSAALNGFTIIAGSANATSTLGIKNNNGYSGAINRNYGAGIYCSTSNPKLQNLYIRGNMASFFGAGIYADQSPVIINTVIAGNYGDEGAGIYCAGISSPSVINSAICSNYCTINSSTGAGICITVNATCIIRNTVITGNRNSSSAVSNIRKYNTGSSFDIKNSFIEGATADAANGILGGTTDPMLVNPVIPSITTSVNNGGVYRLKAGSPLINAGSNSFFTDPGPAVDLAGSTRMEGTIDIGPYEYTTSTTAPSILYVKKGSNGDGSSWSNAMGEVADALRAANLNTQTSEIWVAGGNYNPKYNVSDLDPDGVFPSEACFTILKNIKIYGGFAGTESSLAERNLKLTENKTVLNGDLGSSVRANHIIMLVNPGTTILDGLTITNAYASQSGTYTMNGYTINKYHGGGIAQYSGTLNLSNMDIYSNALNTSFGSGGGIFSTTAGTTLTINNSRISGNQANQGGGIYTINTATTATLKNVLISGNYSYSSGCGISIASGSLTLINNTISGNYSNSGGAAINATGTSTFLVNVYNSIIYNNNNAEISTVGPTLTYQYSLIKGKGVTANSPLNGNVATPDFVSPLAPGLAPNAGGDYRLKVSSVAVNAGNNSLFTGLDANSTDLAGNARVLDYASNGIIDLGAYEYSPELPAQTINPISDVTKVYGDAPFDPGATATSNLTVTYTSSDNSIATAYLDAADSKWKIKLLKAGTVTITANQAGDASNAAATPVPFTLTINKAALTVTAKDLTMGYNGLPFSGGNGVTMSGFVNSETETAVTGTPTYSGNAQSATNVGSYTITPGGLSTDNYTITYADGALTINPAAIIVTANAATKTYNGLPYIGGNGVTITGLVNNESNTVVTGTPVYTGNAQNATNAGTYTITPSGLTAANYTITYADGALTINPAAITVTANAATKTYNGLPYIGGNGVTIAGLVNNESNTVVTGTPVYSGNAQNATNAGTYTITPSGLTAANYTITYADGALTINPAAITV